From the Marinomonas sp. THO17 genome, one window contains:
- a CDS encoding PoNe immunity protein domain-containing protein, whose amino-acid sequence MIVDEATFKQNRREPLLKFEIYQKKKSYFQEDITEDYDIINNLDKEYDHRSGLSCDVAMDKFEHATLEYSAGNDLAFCQTLMHEALAELERHKNQFPDDNFLYWEPDAFHFLLRSMSFAVLSGKPEALHTIVRMLGKNPQDNDDPVLSMLLARLGYIGLPRLDHLAFPKPYQSLYDAIKGDGISPTKAERQESLTQYLRDWYKGMKDCYWYNTHQKSIFIGYWALETALVTLLYDLDDSAYSHMLYYPKDLVDHARAQGYNQLFPLSTATHHIALPNDESPIDAVWHCNLSDDQVRLKQGERLPSNRLNEQEEALFWVSE is encoded by the coding sequence ATGATAGTCGATGAAGCAACATTTAAACAAAATAGGCGCGAGCCCTTGTTGAAATTTGAGATATATCAGAAGAAGAAGAGTTATTTTCAAGAAGATATTACTGAAGATTATGACATCATAAATAACTTAGACAAGGAATATGATCATAGGTCTGGGCTGAGTTGTGATGTTGCTATGGATAAATTCGAACACGCTACCTTGGAATACTCTGCTGGCAATGACTTGGCATTTTGCCAAACCCTTATGCACGAGGCGCTGGCGGAATTAGAGCGCCATAAAAATCAATTTCCAGATGATAATTTTTTATACTGGGAGCCAGACGCTTTTCACTTCTTACTGCGTTCCATGAGTTTTGCGGTCTTGTCGGGGAAACCAGAGGCCTTGCACACCATAGTGCGCATGCTCGGAAAAAATCCTCAAGACAATGATGATCCTGTATTGAGTATGCTGCTGGCGCGCTTGGGTTATATTGGTTTGCCGCGTTTAGATCATCTGGCTTTTCCTAAACCATACCAGTCTTTATACGATGCTATTAAAGGGGATGGTATTAGCCCGACGAAAGCAGAACGACAAGAGAGCCTGACGCAATATTTACGGGATTGGTACAAGGGCATGAAAGACTGCTACTGGTACAACACCCATCAAAAATCCATTTTTATTGGCTATTGGGCGCTGGAAACTGCCTTGGTGACCCTCTTGTATGACCTAGACGACAGCGCGTATTCACACATGCTGTATTATCCTAAAGACTTGGTTGACCATGCCCGCGCTCAGGGTTACAACCAACTTTTTCCACTGTCCACTGCTACACATCATATCGCACTCCCTAACGACGAAAGCCCAATAGATGCGGTATGGCATTGTAATCTGAGCGACGACCAAGTGCGTTTAAAACAAGGTGAGCGTTTACCGTCAAATAGACTAAACGAGCAAGAAGAGGCCTTGTTTTGGGTGAGTGAATAG
- a CDS encoding PoNe immunity protein domain-containing protein: MTMDESEFKKNRRDPLLTLPVYDDQRDFFLEDRAKSYNIVNNLENALDHREGVSWSITLDKFEYAILEYSAGYSLLECEVFMQNALTELERHKNQFPHKSFFYWEPDAFQFLLWSMSFAVLSGKPEALHTIVRMFGKNPQDNDDPLLSMLLARLGYIGLPRLDHLAFPKPYQSLYDAIKGDGVSPTKAERQESLTQYLRDWYKGIKDCYWYNRHKGRFPTFFGYWALETALVTLLYDLDDSAYSHMLYYPKDLVDHARAQGYDQLFPLSTATHHIALPNDESPIDAVWHCNLSDDQVRLKQGERLPSNRLNEQEEALFWVSE; encoded by the coding sequence ATGACAATGGATGAAAGTGAGTTTAAAAAAAACAGAAGAGACCCGTTATTGACCTTGCCTGTTTATGATGATCAAAGAGATTTTTTTCTAGAAGATAGAGCTAAATCTTATAATATCGTAAATAATTTAGAAAACGCATTGGATCATAGAGAAGGAGTTAGTTGGTCTATAACTTTAGATAAGTTTGAATATGCTATCCTTGAGTATTCTGCTGGCTATAGTTTGTTAGAGTGTGAAGTTTTTATGCAAAATGCGTTGACGGAATTAGAGCGCCATAAAAATCAATTTCCACACAAGTCTTTCTTTTACTGGGAACCGGATGCCTTTCAGTTTTTATTATGGTCAATGAGCTTTGCGGTCTTGTCGGGGAAGCCGGAGGCCTTGCACACCATAGTGCGCATGTTCGGCAAAAATCCTCAAGACAATGATGATCCTTTGTTGAGTATGCTGCTGGCGCGCTTGGGTTATATTGGTTTACCGCGTTTGGATCATCTGGCTTTTCCAAAACCATACCAGTCTTTATACGATGCCATCAAAGGAGATGGCGTTAGCCCAACAAAAGCAGAACGACAAGAGAGTCTCACTCAATACCTACGGGATTGGTACAAGGGCATAAAAGACTGTTATTGGTATAACCGTCATAAAGGTAGGTTTCCTACTTTTTTTGGCTATTGGGCGCTGGAAACTGCCTTGGTCACCCTCTTGTACGACCTAGACGACAGCGCGTATTCACACATGCTGTATTACCCTAAAGACCTTGTTGACCATGCCCGTGCTCAGGGGTACGACCAACTTTTTCCACTGTCCACTGCCACGCATCACATTGCACTCCCTAACGACGAAAGCCCAATAGATGCGGTATGGCATTGCAACCTGAGCGACGACCAAGTGCGATTAAAACAAGGTGAGCGTTTACCGTCAAATAGACTAAACGAGCAGGAAGAGGCCTTATTTTGGGTGAGTGAATAG
- a CDS encoding PoNe immunity protein domain-containing protein, with protein MTLDEVGFNNNKRDPLLKFKVYDEQSIFFQRDIAKRYDIINNLNNRLGHRSRVSWSVARHKFEYATLEYSAGNDLVFCQTLMHEALAELERHKNQFPDDNFLYWEPDAFHFLLRSMSFAVLSGKPEALHTIVRMLGKNPQDNDDPLLSMLLARLGYIGLPRLDHLAFPTPYQHLYDAIKGDGVSPTKAERQESLTQYLRDWYKGMKDCYWYNTHQKSIFIGYWALETALVSLLYDLDDSAYSHMLYYPKDLVAHARAQGYGQLFPLSTATHHIALPNDESPIDAVWHCNLTDDQVRLKQGERLPSNRLNEQEEALFWVSE; from the coding sequence ATGACTCTTGATGAAGTAGGCTTTAATAATAACAAGAGAGATCCGTTACTCAAGTTTAAAGTGTATGATGAACAAAGCATTTTTTTTCAAAGAGATATAGCCAAACGCTATGACATCATAAATAACTTGAACAATAGGCTGGGTCATCGTTCTCGCGTTAGTTGGAGTGTTGCTCGCCATAAATTCGAATATGCTACCTTGGAATACTCTGCTGGCAACGACTTGGTATTTTGCCAAACCCTTATGCACGAGGCGCTGGCGGAATTAGAGCGCCATAAAAATCAATTTCCAGATGATAATTTTTTATACTGGGAGCCGGACGCTTTTCACTTCTTACTGCGTTCCATGAGCTTTGCTGTCTTGTCGGGGAAACCAGAGGCCTTGCACACCATAGTGCGCATGCTCGGAAAAAATCCTCAAGACAATGATGATCCTTTGTTGAGTATGCTGCTGGCGCGCTTGGGCTATATTGGTTTGCCGCGTTTGGATCATCTGGCTTTTCCAACACCTTACCAACATCTGTACGATGCCATTAAAGGCGATGGCGTTAGCCCAACAAAAGCAGAACGACAAGAGAGCCTCACTCAATACCTACGGGATTGGTACAAGGGCATGAAAGACTGCTACTGGTACAACACCCATCAAAAATCCATTTTTATTGGTTATTGGGCGCTGGAAACTGCCTTGGTGAGCCTTTTGTACGACCTAGATGACAGCGCGTATTCACACATGCTGTATTATCCTAAAGACCTTGTTGCCCATGCCCGCGCTCAGGGTTACGGCCAACTTTTTCCGCTGTCCACTGCCACGCATCACATTGCACTCCCTAACGACGAAAGCCCAATAGATGCGGTATGGCATTGCAACCTGACTGACGACCAAGTGCGTTTAAAACAAGGTGAGCGTTTACCGTCAAACAGACTAAACGAGCAGGAAGAGGCCTTGTTTTGGGTGAGTGAATAA
- a CDS encoding PoNe immunity protein domain-containing protein, with amino-acid sequence MIVNETGFESNRRDPLLGFDIYQKKNAFFQKDRSKSYEIINNTDNEYDHRSGLSWVIALNKFEYATLEYSAGNDLAFCQTLMHEALAELERHKNQFPDDNFLYWEPDAFHFLLRSMSFAVLSGKPEALHTIVRMLGKNPDGNDDPVLSILLARLGYIGLPRLDHLAFPKPYQSLYDAIKGDGISPTKAERQESLTQYLRDWYKGMKDCYWYNTHQKSIFIGYWALETALVTLLYDLDDSAYSHMLYYPKDLVAHARAQGYDQLFPLSTATHHIALPNDECPVDAVWHCNLSDDQVRLKQGERLPSNRLNEQEEALFWVSE; translated from the coding sequence ATGATAGTAAATGAAACTGGTTTTGAATCAAATAGAAGAGATCCACTACTTGGTTTTGATATATACCAGAAAAAGAATGCCTTCTTTCAAAAAGACAGATCCAAATCGTATGAGATCATAAATAACACAGATAATGAATATGATCATAGGTCTGGACTAAGTTGGGTGATAGCTCTAAATAAATTCGAATACGCTACCTTGGAATACTCTGCTGGCAACGACTTGGCATTTTGCCAAACCCTTATGCACGAAGCGCTGGCGGAATTAGAGCGCCATAAAAATCAATTTCCAGATGATAATTTTTTATATTGGGAGCCGGACGCTTTTCACTTCTTGCTGCGTTCCATGAGCTTTGCGGTCTTGTCGGGGAAACCAGAGGCCTTGCACACCATAGTGCGCATGTTGGGAAAGAATCCTGATGGGAATGATGATCCTGTATTGAGTATATTGCTGGCGCGCTTGGGTTATATTGGTTTACCGCGTTTGGATCATCTGGCTTTTCCCAAACCATACCAGTCTTTATACGATGCTATCAAAGGGGATGGTATTAGCCCGACGAAAGCAGAACGACAAGAGAGCCTGACGCAATATTTACGGGATTGGTACAAGGGCATGAAAGACTGCTACTGGTACAACACCCATCAAAAATCCATTTTTATTGGCTATTGGGCGCTGGAAACTGCCTTGGTGACCCTCTTGTACGACCTAGACGACAGCGCGTATTCACACATGCTGTATTATCCTAAAGACCTTGTTGCCCATGCCCGCGCTCAAGGTTACGACCAACTTTTTCCGCTGTCCACTGCTACACATCATATCGCACTTCCTAACGACGAATGCCCAGTGGATGCGGTATGGCATTGCAACCTGAGCGACGACCAAGTGCGTTTAAAACAAGGTGAGCGTTTACCGTCAAACAGACTAAACGAGCAGGAAGAGGCCTTGTTTTGGGTGAGTGAATAG